DNA from Coleofasciculus sp. FACHB-1120:
CAATCAACCGATTAAAGATTTGCAGCCTTACTTAGGAGAGAAAGGGCATTTAGTAATTCTGCGACAATCACCAAATTTGACAGCCGCAGATTACATTCACGCCCACGCTATGAAAAATACTCCCCTAGAGCAAGTATCTTTCCACACTCAGTTTCCTCAACCAGGAAAATATAAAGTTTGGGGTCAATTTAATCGGGGTGGTAAGGTTGTTACCGCTGACTTTTGGGTTGAGGTTATTTAACCACTTTCAGGTTAACTGCTTGGGTTGTGTTTTTTTGAAATCACTGGCTATTCTTTCTAAGAGTCAGTGATTTCTGCTTGCGAGTTAGTGCTGAATAGCCACCTAAAGCAGCCAGCATTACGATACCTAATGTAGAACTGGATTCGGGGACGGACTTTTCTGTGGCGACGGGTTTAACTCCTGAGAGGGAAATCAAATAACTATTGCCGCCGGTAGTGCTTTCTCCTGTCCAATTGCTAAGAGGTGAGTTACCCCCTGGTTCCGTGGGTCCAACAACTGCCTGAAATGGTTGATCGGGGAAAATTAGTCCCTCATTGCTGACCGGATCGTTCTTGAACCAAGAAATTCCCAGGAAGTAGTCTCCGGCAGGTAACAAAGTTGGTAGCAGTCGAGGTAAAGCAGAAACATTATCAAAAGTTTTTTCTGGATAGGTTGCACCAGGTGTCAGTGGGGTATCATCGTTGGCAATGACCCCCTTGCCATTTGAGTCAAAGAGGAACAACTGGAAGTCAGCAAGTAGGGAGTAACCAGGGCTAAAACCGTATAGCCCAGCTGAAAATGGAGTTGTACCAGTCAGGGATATCTTGAACAGGTCAACATCAATAGGACTATCAATTTCTCCGGAAATAAAGTCTAATGTGGCTGGTCCTCCTGCAATAATTTGGGGATTAGAAAGCAGTTGACCAGCATCCCCAATTTCAACGAATCCATTTTCTCCTATAGGGGGGAACTGTCCATTATTCTTCACAAAGCCTGTGGATTGTGCGCTGGCTGAGAAGCTAACAATAACAGTTGTCGCGACTGCAACTGATGTAGCAGTTATCATTCTGGCTGTGCGTAAAATGGATGATACACTCATAAATCTGGCTTCTCCAAGAATTTAGCAGTTGAGGGTAGAGCCAAGTTGAAGTGAGATTGGACGTTTTAATAGATGCTTAAAAAATACGTCAAATCCATTCAATTTTTAACTCTACTGTGTTGGCTTTATCTGTCGTTTTATCGAATCCCTAGAATAAAATTTTTTTACAAAATTTTATCGGTATTACTTTATATAGATGCCGTATCAGACATAACCTTCCTAAAGGTGGACTTTTTAAATATTAAAAATCCTCCAGAAGATAGTAGGCTTATTTCTCACGCAACTAAATTGCCTAAAAGATCGCACTTAACACCGACTACCAAAGATTTTGACGAGGGTAGCATTGCCCACTCTAGGCTGGTAGTCATAGAGTTAGCCTTCTTCACCCCAAGTTTTTAGCTGGAGATACACTAGCACCAGCGTTACTGCCAGCAACACTGTAGCGGCGGCGGCGGCATAGCCAAAATCAAATTGGGCAAATGCTTGGTCGTAGATGTAATAAACCAGCAAATTAGTCGAGTTTAATGGTCCGCCGCCGGTAATGACGTAAACTTGCTCGAAACTCCGCAGGGTAAAAATAGCCGTCGTGACGGTGGCAAAGATGAGAGTCGGGCGCAGTCCTGGCAGGGTAATGTACCAAAATTGCTGCCAGGAATTGGCACCATCTAGTTCTGCGGCTTCATATCGACTAGAGGGAATCGCCTGTAATCCTGCCAAAAACACCACCATATTGAAACCGAGTTGCTTCCAAATGCTTAATAAAATCAGCACTGGCATCGCCCAAAACGTGCTACCCAGCCAGGAAATCGGTTCAATTCCGATAAGGTTTAGAAATACGTTGATTGGCCCTTCGGTTTGAAACAACCAGCGAAACCCCAAACCGGCTGCCACGAGACTGACGATTGAGGGGATAAAATAGGCAGTTCGCAGGATTCCTCGCAGGGCAAAGGCACGATTTAATAGCACTGCTAAACCCAAGGGAATTACTAAACTGGGAATCACTGTGGCAATGGTGAAATAAGCAGTGTTACCGAGAACCTGCCAAAAGTCAGGGCTAAGCATAAGACGCCAGTAGTTTCTCAATCCCACCAAGCGCACACCTGCGGCGGTAAAGCTACCCGTGGTAAAACTGAGGTAAAACAAATAAGCGATAGGCCATAGGAGAAAAAGCCCCAACAGAATTAAGGCGGGGGTCAGAAAAATCCAGGCAGCGATCGCATCATTATCTAACAACTGCCTACGAGAAGAGTGGGTATTTTTCAT
Protein-coding regions in this window:
- a CDS encoding DVUA0089 family protein is translated as MSVSSILRTARMITATSVAVATTVIVSFSASAQSTGFVKNNGQFPPIGENGFVEIGDAGQLLSNPQIIAGGPATLDFISGEIDSPIDVDLFKISLTGTTPFSAGLYGFSPGYSLLADFQLFLFDSNGKGVIANDDTPLTPGATYPEKTFDNVSALPRLLPTLLPAGDYFLGISWFKNDPVSNEGLIFPDQPFQAVVGPTEPGGNSPLSNWTGESTTGGNSYLISLSGVKPVATEKSVPESSSTLGIVMLAALGGYSALTRKQKSLTLRKNSQ
- a CDS encoding sugar ABC transporter permease, which encodes MKNTHSSRRQLLDNDAIAAWIFLTPALILLGLFLLWPIAYLFYLSFTTGSFTAAGVRLVGLRNYWRLMLSPDFWQVLGNTAYFTIATVIPSLVIPLGLAVLLNRAFALRGILRTAYFIPSIVSLVAAGLGFRWLFQTEGPINVFLNLIGIEPISWLGSTFWAMPVLILLSIWKQLGFNMVVFLAGLQAIPSSRYEAAELDGANSWQQFWYITLPGLRPTLIFATVTTAIFTLRSFEQVYVITGGGPLNSTNLLVYYIYDQAFAQFDFGYAAAAATVLLAVTLVLVYLQLKTWGEEG